A genomic region of Gossypium hirsutum isolate 1008001.06 chromosome D01, Gossypium_hirsutum_v2.1, whole genome shotgun sequence contains the following coding sequences:
- the LOC107921427 gene encoding uncharacterized protein, whose amino-acid sequence MATTASATPSPPTLAAASVGNPRRRTKVNVNYITGLNSFGGLKAHNNVVSLGQPVCIEQSFAKVVSSLRAPSKGKGSGGGALSSTCNAVGEIFRIAAIMNGLVLVGVAVGFVLLRIEASLEEAE is encoded by the coding sequence ATGGCAACAACAGCCTCAGCTACACCCTCTCCACCCACATTGGCTGCTGCCAGTGTTGGCAATCCCAGGAGGAGAACTAAAGTTAATGTAAATTACATTACAGGATTGAATTCCTTTGGTGGGCTAAAAGCTCATAACAATGTGGTCTCACTAGGCCAACCAGTGTGCATTGAACAATCATTTGCAAAGGTTGTGAGCTCACTCAGAGCTCCATCCAAGGGGAAAGGTAGTGGCGGCGGTGCCCTCTCTTCAACCTGCAATGCAGTTGGTGAGATATTTAGGATTGCAGCAATCATGAATGGACTTGTTCTCGTTGGTGTTGCTGTGGGGTTTGTTCTTCTTCGAATTGAAGCATCTTTGGAAGAGGCTGAGTGA
- the LOC107922381 gene encoding zinc finger transcription factor YY1 translates to MEMQYAHGLFERRPLLKSKAPAVKWFKRWVPQDVVATGGKCMVLKWVNENTLKALNDKEKEPEAPEPEPEPTTEVLFLCSYEGCGKTFIDAGALRKHSHIHGERQYVCHWEGCGKKFLDSSKLKRHFLIHTGERDFICPHEGCGKAFSLDFNLRSHMKTHSQENYHICPYPDCGKRYAHEYKLKNHIASHHEKNTTPEVAKYAPPLEKIVKTPKPTGGAYGSASSDRPYACPYEGCEKAYIHEYKLKLHLRREHPGHMSDENAENATANADNEMDEASDQDAYAGKRVNGKSQKQQSRAKPNVKMPPAKVARQKGSSPSPATLPIPKKQWPIKEQVFEEEDSEETEEDRDNVDDGWRYRENNEDDDEETEYED, encoded by the exons ATGGAGATGCAGTACGCTCACGGTCTATTCGAGAGACGCCCCCTTCTCAAATCTAAGGCTCCAGCTGTTAAATGGTTCAAAAGATG GGTACCTCAAGATGTTGTAGCAACGGGTGgaaaatgcatggttttgaaatgggtAAATG AGAACACCTTGAAAGCATTGAATGACAAGGAGAAAGAGCCTGAAGCACCAGAGCCTGAGCCAGAGCCTACTACTGAAGTTCTCTTCCTTTGCAGCTATGAAGGCTGTGGAAAGACCTTTATTGATGCTGGTGCTTTGAGAAAGCATTCACACATTCATGGAGAAAGACAATATGTTTGTCACTGGGAGGGTTGTGGAAAG AAATTTTTGGATAGTTCAAAACTTAAAAGACACTTCCTCATTCACACTGGAGAGAGAGACTTCATATGCCCACATGAAGGTTGTGGTAAG GCATTCTCCTTGGATTTCAACCTGAGGTCACACATGAAAACACATTCACAAGAAAACTACCATATCTGTCCATACCCAGATTGTGGAAAGAGATATGCTCATGAGTACAAGCTAAAGAATCACATTGCATCACACCATGAAAAG AACACGACACCAGAAGTGGCAAAATATGCCCCACCTTTAGAGAAGATAGTTAAAACTCCAAAGCCTACTGGTGGCGCCTATGGTTCTGCATCATCTGATCGCCCTTATGCTTGCCCTTATGAAGGTTGTGAGAAAGCTTACATACATGAATACAAACTAAAACTCCATTTAAGGAGAGAGCATCCTGGACATATGTCAGATGAGAATGCTGAGAACGCGACAGCCAATGCTGACAATGAGATGGATGAAGCCAGTGATCAAGATGCTTATGCTGGAAAGCGAGTTAATGGAAAAAGTCAGAAACAACAAAGTAGGGCCAAGCCAAATGTGAAGATGCCTCCGGCAAAGGTTGCTCGACAGAAAGGCTCGAGTCCATCTCCTGCCACTTTGCCTATACCCAAGAAACAATGGCCAATCAAAGAACAAGTATTTGAGGAAGAGGATAGCGAAGAAACTGAAGAAGACCGTGACAATGTAGATGATGGATGGAGGTACCGGGAAAACAATGAAGATGATGACGAAGAGACAGAATATGAAGACTAG